In one window of Tripterygium wilfordii isolate XIE 37 chromosome 1, ASM1340144v1, whole genome shotgun sequence DNA:
- the LOC120004053 gene encoding multiple inositol polyphosphate phosphatase 1-like isoform X2, with the protein MKTAMAALLILFSLLTVSTHSMDDQSFDIRQHLSTVTRYGAGKDIADNSFVPSDIPDRCTPIHLNLVARHGTRSPTKKRIRELDNLATRLEVLIRDAEERKLSLQKVPTWLQRWKSPWKGKLKGGELISKGEEELYDLGIRTRERFPELFNEEYHPDVYAIRATQVPRASASAVAFGMGLLSERGTLGEKRHRAFAVTSESRASDIMLRFFDCCENYKVYRKRHEPAVDRLKEPVLDEITTALVRRYELNFTRQDTSSLWFLCKQEASLLDITDQACGLFSPSEIALLEWTDDLEFFILKGYGNSLNYRMGVPLLRDVVQSMEQAIMANEENHAPGSYEKARLRFAHAETVVPFTCLLGLFLEGSEFQQIQREEPLQLPPRPPQNRKWRGSIVAPFAGNNMLVLYSCPNNTSSKHFVQVLHNEHPIPMPGCGDADFCPFEVFKERIVAPHLEHDYNTVCSVKVEQPQQKSLTIIPYLTGIGLRKWLISSPF; encoded by the exons ATGAAGACGGCCATGGCTGCTTTATTGATTCTCTTTTCGCTTCTAACCGTTTCCACACATTCAATGGACGATCAAAGCTTTGATATTCGGCAACACCTCTCCACCGTCACCAG ATATGGTGCGGGGAAAGACATAGCTGACAATTCGTTTGTTCCTTCTGATATTCCCGATCGATGTACTCCTATCCACTTAAATCTTGTG GCAAGACATGGAACTCGTTCTCCTACCAAAAAGCGAATCAGAGAGTTAGACAATCTGGCTACCCGTTTGGAAGTGCTTATAAGAGATGCTGAAGAACGCAAACTGTCTCTGCAGAAAGTTCCTACCTGGTTACAGAGATGGAAATCTCCTTGGAAAGGAAAACTGAAAGGTGGAGAATTGATTAGTAAAGGAGAAGAAGAGTTGTATGATCTTGGAATCAGGACTAGAGAAAGATTTCCCGAGTTATTTAACGAGGAATACCACCCTGACGTGTATGCTATAAGAGCAACCCAG GTTCCTCGTGCATCAGCTAGCGCAGTTGCATTTGGCATGGGTCTGCTTAGTGAGAGAGGCACTCTTGGCGAAAAGCGTCATCGAGCTTTTGCGGTTACCAGTGAAAGCCGTGCTAGTGACATAATGCTGAGGTTTTTCGATTGTTGTGAGAATTACAAG GTTTATAGGAAAAGGCACGAACCTGCTGTTGATAGACTTAAGGAACCTGTACTGGATGAAATTACGACTGCTTTGGTTAGGCGATACGAGCTGAATTTCACTAGGCAGGATACTTCTTCTCTCTGGTTTCTGTGCAAGCAG GAGGCCTCCTTGCTAGATATAACTGATCAAGCTTGTGGTCTCTTCAGCCCGTCTGAG ATTGCTTTGCTGGAGTGGACGGACGACTTGGAGTTTTTTATACTAAAGGGCTATGGTAATTCATTGAACTATAGAATGGGAGTACCATTGCTGAGAGATGTTGTTCAATCCATGGAGCAAGCCATCATGGCTAACGAAG AAAACCATGCTCCTGGAAGTTATGAGAAGGCAAGACTTCGCTTTGCCCATGCAGAAACTGTGGTTCCATTTACATGTCTGCTTGGGCTTTTCCTTGAAGGATCTG AGTTCCAACAAATACAGAGGGAAGAACCTTTGCAGCTTCCTCCAAGGCCTCCCCAAAATAGAAAATGGCGGGGCAGCATTGTAGCACCTTTTGCTGGGAATAACATGCTGGTTCTTTACAGTTGTCCCAACAACACATCAAGCAAGCACTTTGTACAAGTTCTACACAATGAACATCCCATTCCAATGCCA GGTTGTGGTGACGCTGACTTCTGTCCATTTGAAGTTTTTAAG GAAAGAATAGTTGCTCCTCATTTAGAGCATGATTATAATACGGTCTGCAGTGTAAAAGTGGAACAACCACAGCAGAAATCTCTAACCA TTATTCCGTATTTGACGGGGATAGGATTACGCAAGTGGCTGATCAGCTCGCCCTTCTAG
- the LOC120004053 gene encoding multiple inositol polyphosphate phosphatase 1-like isoform X1, producing the protein MKTAMAALLILFSLLTVSTHSMDDQSFDIRQHLSTVTRYGAGKDIADNSFVPSDIPDRCTPIHLNLVARHGTRSPTKKRIRELDNLATRLEVLIRDAEERKLSLQKVPTWLQRWKSPWKGKLKGGELISKGEEELYDLGIRTRERFPELFNEEYHPDVYAIRATQVPRASASAVAFGMGLLSERGTLGEKRHRAFAVTSESRASDIMLRFFDCCENYKVYRKRHEPAVDRLKEPVLDEITTALVRRYELNFTRQDTSSLWFLCKQEASLLDITDQACGLFSPSEIALLEWTDDLEFFILKGYGNSLNYRMGVPLLRDVVQSMEQAIMANEENHAPGSYEKARLRFAHAETVVPFTCLLGLFLEGSEFQQIQREEPLQLPPRPPQNRKWRGSIVAPFAGNNMLVLYSCPNNTSSKHFVQVLHNEHPIPMPGCGDADFCPFEVFKERIVAPHLEHDYNTVCSVKVEQPQQKSLTTPPSRVHSGLGLIALLTWTLLFDTMNWLFGFHNLIKKFI; encoded by the exons ATGAAGACGGCCATGGCTGCTTTATTGATTCTCTTTTCGCTTCTAACCGTTTCCACACATTCAATGGACGATCAAAGCTTTGATATTCGGCAACACCTCTCCACCGTCACCAG ATATGGTGCGGGGAAAGACATAGCTGACAATTCGTTTGTTCCTTCTGATATTCCCGATCGATGTACTCCTATCCACTTAAATCTTGTG GCAAGACATGGAACTCGTTCTCCTACCAAAAAGCGAATCAGAGAGTTAGACAATCTGGCTACCCGTTTGGAAGTGCTTATAAGAGATGCTGAAGAACGCAAACTGTCTCTGCAGAAAGTTCCTACCTGGTTACAGAGATGGAAATCTCCTTGGAAAGGAAAACTGAAAGGTGGAGAATTGATTAGTAAAGGAGAAGAAGAGTTGTATGATCTTGGAATCAGGACTAGAGAAAGATTTCCCGAGTTATTTAACGAGGAATACCACCCTGACGTGTATGCTATAAGAGCAACCCAG GTTCCTCGTGCATCAGCTAGCGCAGTTGCATTTGGCATGGGTCTGCTTAGTGAGAGAGGCACTCTTGGCGAAAAGCGTCATCGAGCTTTTGCGGTTACCAGTGAAAGCCGTGCTAGTGACATAATGCTGAGGTTTTTCGATTGTTGTGAGAATTACAAG GTTTATAGGAAAAGGCACGAACCTGCTGTTGATAGACTTAAGGAACCTGTACTGGATGAAATTACGACTGCTTTGGTTAGGCGATACGAGCTGAATTTCACTAGGCAGGATACTTCTTCTCTCTGGTTTCTGTGCAAGCAG GAGGCCTCCTTGCTAGATATAACTGATCAAGCTTGTGGTCTCTTCAGCCCGTCTGAG ATTGCTTTGCTGGAGTGGACGGACGACTTGGAGTTTTTTATACTAAAGGGCTATGGTAATTCATTGAACTATAGAATGGGAGTACCATTGCTGAGAGATGTTGTTCAATCCATGGAGCAAGCCATCATGGCTAACGAAG AAAACCATGCTCCTGGAAGTTATGAGAAGGCAAGACTTCGCTTTGCCCATGCAGAAACTGTGGTTCCATTTACATGTCTGCTTGGGCTTTTCCTTGAAGGATCTG AGTTCCAACAAATACAGAGGGAAGAACCTTTGCAGCTTCCTCCAAGGCCTCCCCAAAATAGAAAATGGCGGGGCAGCATTGTAGCACCTTTTGCTGGGAATAACATGCTGGTTCTTTACAGTTGTCCCAACAACACATCAAGCAAGCACTTTGTACAAGTTCTACACAATGAACATCCCATTCCAATGCCA GGTTGTGGTGACGCTGACTTCTGTCCATTTGAAGTTTTTAAG GAAAGAATAGTTGCTCCTCATTTAGAGCATGATTATAATACGGTCTGCAGTGTAAAAGTGGAACAACCACAGCAGAAATCTCTAACCA CTCCGCCTAGCAGAGTTCATTCTGGGTTGGGGTTGATTGCATTGCTAACATGGACATTGCTTTTTGACACAATGAATTGGCTGTTTGGATTCCATAATCTGATCAAGAAGTTTATATGA
- the LOC120004053 gene encoding multiple inositol polyphosphate phosphatase 1-like isoform X3, with translation MKTAMAALLILFSLLTVSTHSMDDQSFDIRQHLSTVTRYGAGKDIADNSFVPSDIPDRCTPIHLNLVARHGTRSPTKKRIRELDNLATRLEVLIRDAEERKLSLQKVPTWLQRWKSPWKGKLKGGELISKGEEELYDLGIRTRERFPELFNEEYHPDVYAIRATQVPRASASAVAFGMGLLSERGTLGEKRHRAFAVTSESRASDIMLRFFDCCENYKVYRKRHEPAVDRLKEPVLDEITTALVRRYELNFTRQDTSSLWFLCKQEASLLDITDQACGLFSPSEIALLEWTDDLEFFILKGYGNSLNYRMGVPLLRDVVQSMEQAIMANEENHAPGSYEKARLRFAHAETVVPFTCLLGLFLEGSEFQQIQREEPLQLPPRPPQNRKWRGSIVAPFAGNNMLVLYSCPNNTSSKHFVQVLHNEHPIPMPGCGDADFCPFEVFKERIVAPHLEHDYNTVCSVKVEQPQQKSLTTSISSA, from the exons ATGAAGACGGCCATGGCTGCTTTATTGATTCTCTTTTCGCTTCTAACCGTTTCCACACATTCAATGGACGATCAAAGCTTTGATATTCGGCAACACCTCTCCACCGTCACCAG ATATGGTGCGGGGAAAGACATAGCTGACAATTCGTTTGTTCCTTCTGATATTCCCGATCGATGTACTCCTATCCACTTAAATCTTGTG GCAAGACATGGAACTCGTTCTCCTACCAAAAAGCGAATCAGAGAGTTAGACAATCTGGCTACCCGTTTGGAAGTGCTTATAAGAGATGCTGAAGAACGCAAACTGTCTCTGCAGAAAGTTCCTACCTGGTTACAGAGATGGAAATCTCCTTGGAAAGGAAAACTGAAAGGTGGAGAATTGATTAGTAAAGGAGAAGAAGAGTTGTATGATCTTGGAATCAGGACTAGAGAAAGATTTCCCGAGTTATTTAACGAGGAATACCACCCTGACGTGTATGCTATAAGAGCAACCCAG GTTCCTCGTGCATCAGCTAGCGCAGTTGCATTTGGCATGGGTCTGCTTAGTGAGAGAGGCACTCTTGGCGAAAAGCGTCATCGAGCTTTTGCGGTTACCAGTGAAAGCCGTGCTAGTGACATAATGCTGAGGTTTTTCGATTGTTGTGAGAATTACAAG GTTTATAGGAAAAGGCACGAACCTGCTGTTGATAGACTTAAGGAACCTGTACTGGATGAAATTACGACTGCTTTGGTTAGGCGATACGAGCTGAATTTCACTAGGCAGGATACTTCTTCTCTCTGGTTTCTGTGCAAGCAG GAGGCCTCCTTGCTAGATATAACTGATCAAGCTTGTGGTCTCTTCAGCCCGTCTGAG ATTGCTTTGCTGGAGTGGACGGACGACTTGGAGTTTTTTATACTAAAGGGCTATGGTAATTCATTGAACTATAGAATGGGAGTACCATTGCTGAGAGATGTTGTTCAATCCATGGAGCAAGCCATCATGGCTAACGAAG AAAACCATGCTCCTGGAAGTTATGAGAAGGCAAGACTTCGCTTTGCCCATGCAGAAACTGTGGTTCCATTTACATGTCTGCTTGGGCTTTTCCTTGAAGGATCTG AGTTCCAACAAATACAGAGGGAAGAACCTTTGCAGCTTCCTCCAAGGCCTCCCCAAAATAGAAAATGGCGGGGCAGCATTGTAGCACCTTTTGCTGGGAATAACATGCTGGTTCTTTACAGTTGTCCCAACAACACATCAAGCAAGCACTTTGTACAAGTTCTACACAATGAACATCCCATTCCAATGCCA GGTTGTGGTGACGCTGACTTCTGTCCATTTGAAGTTTTTAAG GAAAGAATAGTTGCTCCTCATTTAGAGCATGATTATAATACGGTCTGCAGTGTAAAAGTGGAACAACCACAGCAGAAATCTCTAACCA CCAGCATCAGCTCCGCCTAG
- the LOC119996279 gene encoding NAD-dependent protein deacylase SRT2-like has translation MRDRGTQLHYWTSSSASYRAFSDVMKPNNISYDLAKLQKVKKIKLEDRAGCRAFELHGLALDVECMMCNRTMRGDDVQNRIRISNPQWMIEIDNMDIVFPTDFIYATMYQIPEYRESVKKFGIQPRCSIPTCQGLFKPKVFPEKARKMMGDCDVLLVLGLSLRASNAYKLASEALKKEERGGCHNRHNGFGPPAP, from the exons ATGCGTGACCGTGGAACGCAACTCCATTATTGGACTAGTAGCTCAGCATCTTATAGGGCCTTTAGTGACGTGATGAAGCCAAATAACATTTCTTATGACCTAGCAAAATTACAAAAGGTCAAGAAGATCAA ATTGGAAGACCGGGCAGGGTGTAGAGCTTTTGAGTTGCATGGCTTGGCATTAGATGTTGAGTGTATGATGTGCAACCGAACCATGAGAGGGGATGATGTTCAAAACAGGATTAGAATTTCTAATCCTCAG TGGATGATTGAGATCGATAATATGGACATAGTCTTCCCGACCGATTTTATCTATGCGACTATGTATCAAATACCTGAATATCGAGAGTCTGTAAAGAAGTTTGGTATTCAACCACGTTGTTCAATACCAACCTGTCAGGGATTATTCAAGCCCAAG GTTTTCCCTGAAAAGGCCCGAAAAATGATGGGAGATTGTGATGTCCTTTTGGTTTTGGGCCTATCATTGCGTGCTTCAAATGCTTACAAACTAGCGAG TGAAGcacttaaaaaagaagaaaggggtGGTTGTCACAACCGGCACAACGGATTTGGACCACCTGCTCCatga
- the LOC119980460 gene encoding ferritin-3, chloroplastic-like has product MLLKAFPAFALLSAPSHRENLVHPLFSSSSVSWQSLKRKNEIGSIVCAASKEANSLPLTGVVFEPFEEVKKELNLVPTLPHVSLARQKYTDDSEAAINEQINVEYNVSYVYHAMFAYFDRDNIALKGLAKFFKESSEEEREHAEKLMEYQNKRGGKVKLQSILMPLSEFDHAEKGDALYAMELALSLEKLTNEKLLNLHSVAEKNKDVQLSDFIESTFLAEQVESIKKISEYVLLS; this is encoded by the exons ATGTTGCTCAAAGCATTCCCTGCTTTTGCTCTCTTGAGCGCTCCTTCTCATAGGGAGAATCTGGTGCATCCCCTGTTTTCGTCCTCCTCTGTTTCGTGGCAGAGTTTGAAGCGGAAAAATGAAATTGGGTCCATCGTTTGCGCTGCGTCCAAGGAGGCCAACAGTCTCCCGTTAACTGGGGTGGTGTTTGAGCCATTTGAAGAGGTGAAGAAGGAGCTCAATCTGGTGCCCACTCTCCCGCATGTGTCTCTCGCTCGCCAGAAGTATACCGATGATTCTGAGGCGGCGATCAATGAACAGATCAA TGTGGAGTACAATGTCTCATACGTCTACCATGCAATGTTTGCTTACTTTGACAGAGACAACATTGCTCTCAAGGGTCTTGCCAA GTTTTTTAAGGAatcaagtgaagaagaaagagagcacGCTGAGAAGTTGATGGAGTACCAG AATAAAAGGGGTGGGAAGGTGAAGTTGCAATCTATATTGATGCCTCTTTCTGAGTTTGATCATGCAGAGAAAGGAGATGCATTGTATG CTATGGAGCTTGCATTATCACTTGAGAAATTAACAAATGAGAAGCTTCTGAACCTGCACAGT GTGGCTGAGAAGAACAAAGATGTTCAGTTGTCAGATTTCATCGAGAGCACGTTTCTAGCTGAGCAG GTGGAATCCATCAAGAAAATATCTGAGTATGTTTTGCTCAGCTAA
- the LOC119980320 gene encoding DEAD-box ATP-dependent RNA helicase 18, which translates to MVENRALTSTRFSDLNPSLSEPVLNALTEAGFEYCTPVQAATIPLLCSFKDVAVDAATGSGKTLAFVVPLVEIFRRATGPTKPHEVMGVIISPTRELSSQIFHVMQPFISTLPSVKSILLVGGGDVKADLKKIEDGANLLIGTPGRIFDIMERVDALDFKNLEVLILDEADRLLDMGFQKQVNYIISRLPKLRRTGLFSATQTEAVAELSKAGLRNPVRIEVQAETKFINDSASSQQLSSSKTPSGLHLEYLECEADKKSSQLVDYMIKNKSKKIIVYFMTCACVDYWGVVLPCLSVLKGFSLIPLHGKMKQSAREKALASFTTLSSGVLLCTDVAARGLDIPGVDCIVQYDPPQDPNVFIHRVGRTARLGRQGSAIVYLLPKEEAYVEFLRIRRVPLQERNLVDDASDVVPQIRSAAKKDRDVMEKGLRAFVSFIRAYKEHHCSYIFRWKELEIGKLAMDYGLLQLPSMSEVKLHSLSTEGFTPVEDINLGDIKFKDKSREKQRKKNLQAKKEAQQQAPKPLKPNKPATVGPSAMRKKTAKQRRAAQTIEDADELTRDYRLLKKLKRGAIDETEYAKLTETEDLL; encoded by the exons ATGGTGGAAAACAGAGCCTTAACAAGCACGCGGTTCTCCGACCTCAATCCGTCACTCTCGGAACCGGTCCTCAACGCCCTAACAGAGGCTGGGTTCGAGTACTGCACACCAGTGCAGGCCGCCACGATTCCCTTGCTATGTAGTTTCAAGGATGTCGCCGTCGACGCTGCTACTGGGTCGGGCAAAACCCTCGCTTTTGTTGTCCCTCTCGTTGAGATATTCCGTCGCGCCACAGGGCCTACCAAACCTCACGAG GTGATGGGTGTAATTATATCTCCTACAAGGGAGCTGTCATCGCAGATATTTCATGTGATGCAACCTTTCATATCGACATTGCCGAGTGTTAAGTCCATCCTTCTTGTTGGTGGTGGAGATGTAAAAGCAGATTTGAAGAAAATTGAGGACGGTGCAAATTTGCTGATTGGCACCCCTGGAAGAATATTTGACATAATGGAACGCGTGGATGCTTTGGATTTTAAAAACCTCGAG GTTTTGATTTTAGATGAGGCTGATAGGTTGTTGGATATGGGATTCCAGAAGCAGGTAAATTATATTATCTCTCGATTGCCAAAGCTTCGAAGAACTGGTCTTTTCTCAGCAACTCAAACTGAGGCTGTTGCAGAGCTATCCAAAGCAGGATTGAGGAATCCTGTGAGGATTGAAGTTCAAGCAGAAACAAAATTCATTAATGATTCAGCATCATCGCAACAATTGTCATCTTCCAAAACACCTTCAGGCCTTCACCTTGAG TATTTGGAATGCGAAGCGGATAAGAAATCATCACAGCTTGTAGATTACATGATCAAGAACaaatctaaaaaaattatagt ATACTTCATGACTTGTGCTTGTGTTGATTACTGGGGAGTGGTTCTTCCATGTCTTTCTGTTCTTAAGGGCTTCTCCTTGATCCCTCTCCATGGGAAGATGAAGCAG AGTGCCAGGGAGAAAGCACTGGCTTCCTTTACGACTCTTTCAAGTGGTGTTCTTCTGTGTACTGATGTGGCAGCACGTGGACTTGACATTCCTGGTGTTGACTGTATAGTTCAG TACGATCCGCCACAAGATCCAAATGTTTTCATTCACAGAGTTGGTCGGACTGCTCGTTTAGGAAGACAAGGCAGTGCTATAGTTTATTTATTGCCAAAG GAGGAAGCTTATGTTGAATTTCTTCGCATAAGAAGGGTTCCTCTTCAAGAGAGGAATCTTGTTGATGATGCTTCTGATGTTGTTCCACAG ATACGATCTGCTGCAAAGAAGGATCGTGATGTCATGGAGAAAGGACTCAGGGCATTTGTTTCATTTATTCGAGCATATAAAGAACATCACTGCTCTTACATCTTTAG ATGGAAGGAACTTGAAATAGGGAAACTGGCGATGGACTATGGCCTATTGCAACTCCCATCAATGTCTGAGGTAAAGCTTCATTCACTTTCCACTGAGGGTTTCACTCCAGTTGAAGACATCAATTTGGGGGACATCAAGTTCAA GGATAAATCTCGTGAGAaacaacggaaaaagaattTGCAAGCCAAGAAAGAAGCGCAACAGCAAGCGCCAAAACCCCTGAAGCCCAACAAGCCTGCAACTGTTGGACCCAGTGCCATGAGAAAGAAGACAGCTAAACAGAGACGTGCTGCCCAGACAATTGAAGATGCAGATGAGCTTACTCGGGACTATCGCCTtctgaaaaaattgaaaaggggGGCTATTGATGAAACAGAATATGCAAAGTTAACTGAAACTGAAGATTTACTTTGA